In a genomic window of Flavobacterium crassostreae:
- a CDS encoding type IA DNA topoisomerase: MKAIIAEKSSVAREIACLLGASEKKDGYLTGNGYCVTWAFGHLVGLGMPEDYGISGFQKTSLPILPNPFLLTVRKVKKDKNYVADTGALKQLKVIEQVFNQCDSIIVATDAGREGELIFRYIYEYLKCSKPFERLWISSLTEKAIKQGFDNLKNGKEFNGLYQSAKGRSQADWLVGINATQALSIAAGNGIYSLGRVQTPTLALICKRYLDNKNFSIKKYYQIQLLHHKEMIAFKSLSTTKWDDKKQADDALRTIERNGNTATVTSVEIKSVTEQPPLLFDLTGLQKEANKKFNLSAEETLNIAQSLYEKKFITYPRTGSKYIPEDIWTEIPNLVRALQDKETCKQAVSKMKWGRFNKRIVNDLRVTDHHGLLITDKIPSALSVKENAVYDMIAFRLLEALSQSCIKEITNVELQVLHCDFIVKGSKVIEAGWRSIKGSFSDNDTETLQDLPELKKGDELKIKEATVLEKETKPPVLYTEAGLLSAMESAGKKIENEKERKALQNIGIGTPATRASIIETLFTRNYIEREKKSLIPTEKGLQVYELVKDRKIADVAMTAEWELALQKIENNEADARAFQKEMETYAKSITNELLQTNIIHENLPQLICPKCKTQQLIIRDKIVKCSDEVCNWLQFRNVCGLQISIADIESLVKKGKTALLKGMKSKAGKKFDAYIVLNDKAESSFEFEKKKIL, encoded by the coding sequence ATGAAAGCAATAATTGCAGAAAAATCAAGCGTAGCAAGAGAAATAGCCTGCTTGTTGGGTGCTTCCGAAAAAAAGGATGGCTATCTGACAGGCAACGGCTATTGTGTTACTTGGGCATTTGGACACCTAGTCGGATTAGGAATGCCAGAAGATTACGGAATATCAGGTTTTCAGAAAACCTCGCTTCCGATACTTCCCAACCCATTTTTATTAACCGTTCGTAAAGTGAAAAAGGACAAAAATTATGTAGCTGATACAGGTGCATTAAAGCAATTAAAAGTAATTGAGCAAGTATTTAATCAATGTGATAGCATAATTGTAGCTACTGATGCAGGTCGTGAAGGCGAACTCATCTTTCGATATATTTATGAATACCTTAAATGCAGTAAGCCTTTTGAGAGATTATGGATAAGTTCACTTACTGAAAAGGCGATTAAACAAGGCTTTGATAACCTGAAAAACGGAAAGGAATTTAACGGATTATACCAATCTGCAAAAGGCAGAAGCCAAGCCGATTGGCTTGTAGGAATTAATGCTACGCAGGCATTAAGCATAGCTGCTGGAAATGGAATTTATTCGCTCGGAAGAGTACAAACACCAACGCTTGCCTTGATTTGCAAACGTTATCTAGACAACAAAAACTTCTCAATAAAGAAATATTATCAGATACAATTGTTACACCATAAGGAAATGATTGCATTTAAAAGCCTTTCTACAACCAAATGGGATGATAAAAAGCAGGCAGATGATGCATTGAGAACTATCGAAAGAAACGGAAATACTGCAACAGTTACATCCGTAGAAATCAAAAGCGTTACTGAACAACCACCTTTATTGTTTGACCTTACAGGACTACAAAAGGAAGCTAACAAAAAGTTCAACCTTTCTGCCGAAGAAACGCTGAATATTGCCCAAAGTTTGTACGAAAAAAAGTTTATCACTTACCCACGTACCGGAAGTAAATATATTCCTGAAGATATATGGACTGAAATTCCAAATCTCGTTAGAGCTTTGCAGGACAAAGAAACCTGTAAGCAAGCCGTATCAAAAATGAAATGGGGACGTTTTAATAAACGCATCGTGAACGACTTGCGTGTTACCGACCATCACGGATTATTAATTACAGATAAAATCCCCTCCGCATTATCTGTTAAAGAAAATGCTGTTTATGATATGATTGCCTTTCGATTACTTGAAGCTCTTTCACAATCTTGTATCAAAGAGATAACCAATGTCGAATTACAGGTATTGCATTGCGATTTTATCGTAAAAGGCTCTAAAGTTATAGAAGCTGGCTGGCGTTCTATTAAAGGTAGTTTTTCCGATAATGATACTGAAACTTTACAGGATTTGCCCGAACTTAAAAAAGGCGACGAACTCAAAATCAAGGAGGCCACCGTTTTGGAAAAGGAAACCAAACCGCCTGTGCTTTATACCGAAGCAGGGCTTTTGTCAGCTATGGAAAGTGCCGGAAAGAAAATAGAAAATGAAAAGGAACGTAAAGCCCTTCAAAATATCGGTATTGGTACTCCGGCTACAAGGGCTTCAATTATTGAAACATTGTTTACTCGCAATTATATCGAACGGGAAAAGAAGTCTTTAATCCCAACCGAAAAAGGATTGCAGGTTTATGAGCTAGTTAAAGACCGCAAAATTGCAGATGTGGCAATGACGGCCGAATGGGAATTGGCATTGCAGAAAATTGAAAACAACGAAGCGGATGCAAGGGCTTTTCAAAAGGAAATGGAAACGTATGCAAAATCTATTACAAATGAATTGTTACAAACCAATATTATCCACGAAAACCTGCCCCAACTTATTTGCCCAAAATGTAAAACCCAGCAACTGATTATTAGAGATAAAATAGTTAAATGCTCTGATGAAGTTTGTAACTGGTTACAGTTCCGCAATGTTTGTGGCCTACAGATCAGCATTGCTGATATTGAAAGCCTAGTCAAGAAAGGCAAAACGGCTCTGCTTAAAGGGATGAAAAGTAAAGCTGGAAAGAAATTCGATGCCTATATCGTATTAAATGATAAGGCTGAAAGTTCCTTTGAATTTGAGAAAAAAAAAATTCTATAA
- a CDS encoding DUF3945 domain-containing protein has protein sequence MNDETINKQELPEQLSDILLVLDKEKMKIQAVKSIDENGKMKTINPTKKNQSEFMRVDKQGDLISNFFSNFYRQLKDPTKFTFFQVPADKALEKAKELQKQVDHPTPEGEKKMKKDEVTVNPEHKQINQNNMEATQKATENNEYRYKPEQIDWETMNNLGLGKERLEKMNLLEPLLKGFKTNELVPVSLNLGTAVTRMDARLSLQQNDEGKVVVAIHGIRKEPNLNFEFFGHKFTDEDKKNLLDSGNMGRMVDLKNSKTGETIPSIISVDRLTNELIALKTEFIKIPDEIKNVKLNDEQKQTLMEGKPLHLEGMISKKGTEFEATVQFNADKRYVEFLFDRGNTNQQTQSNGQNNQQNNSQEVPRTFRGKELDNEQYDKFKAGQTIYINGLTDKQGKPYQGYITLNKDTNKTDFSFQNPDKLKEQAKPTEAHKTQTAVNSDGKTNEATKNIKEPLQPKQQTPKDKNQQEQQEKPQAPAKSKGRKM, from the coding sequence ATGAATGACGAAACAATAAATAAACAGGAACTGCCCGAACAATTATCGGATATATTATTGGTGTTGGATAAAGAAAAAATGAAAATTCAAGCCGTAAAGAGTATTGACGAAAACGGGAAAATGAAAACCATTAACCCCACCAAGAAGAACCAAAGCGAATTTATGCGGGTGGACAAACAAGGTGATTTGATTTCTAACTTCTTCTCCAATTTTTACAGACAACTGAAAGACCCTACCAAATTTACATTCTTTCAAGTACCAGCCGACAAAGCCTTAGAAAAAGCAAAAGAACTTCAGAAGCAGGTAGATCATCCTACACCAGAGGGCGAAAAAAAAATGAAAAAAGATGAGGTAACAGTTAATCCTGAACATAAACAAATAAATCAAAACAATATGGAAGCAACACAAAAAGCAACGGAAAATAACGAATACCGTTACAAGCCTGAACAGATTGATTGGGAAACAATGAACAATCTTGGATTAGGCAAAGAACGTCTGGAAAAAATGAACTTATTAGAACCTTTATTGAAAGGTTTTAAAACCAATGAACTTGTACCTGTAAGTCTTAACCTCGGCACTGCCGTTACCCGAATGGATGCCCGACTTTCTTTGCAACAAAATGACGAAGGTAAGGTAGTGGTCGCCATTCACGGCATCCGTAAAGAGCCGAATTTAAATTTTGAATTTTTCGGACACAAGTTTACTGATGAAGACAAGAAAAACTTGCTTGATTCAGGAAATATGGGGCGTATGGTCGATTTGAAAAATTCCAAAACAGGCGAAACCATTCCGTCAATTATCAGCGTGGATAGGTTAACGAATGAATTGATTGCACTGAAAACAGAATTCATAAAAATACCTGATGAAATAAAAAACGTAAAACTGAATGATGAGCAAAAGCAAACTTTAATGGAAGGCAAACCGCTTCATTTAGAGGGAATGATTTCCAAAAAAGGAACTGAGTTTGAAGCAACGGTACAATTCAATGCAGACAAACGTTATGTAGAATTTCTGTTCGATAGAGGCAATACTAATCAGCAAACACAAAGCAACGGACAAAACAATCAGCAAAATAACTCGCAAGAAGTTCCGAGAACTTTTAGAGGTAAGGAATTGGATAATGAGCAATACGATAAATTCAAAGCTGGTCAGACTATTTACATCAATGGTTTGACAGATAAGCAAGGTAAGCCGTATCAAGGTTATATCACGTTGAATAAGGACACCAATAAAACCGATTTTTCTTTTCAAAATCCCGATAAGCTTAAAGAACAAGCGAAACCTACTGAAGCTCATAAAACGCAAACTGCGGTTAATTCGGATGGTAAAACTAATGAAGCAACAAAGAATATCAAGGAGCCTTTACAACCGAAACAACAAACTCCAAAAGATAAAAATCAGCAAGAGCAACAGGAAAAACCTCAAGCGCCTGCTAAATCTAAAGGTAGAAAAATGTAG
- a CDS encoding helix-turn-helix domain-containing protein, which translates to MNIDRMEFVAWMERIMDRFDILNEHINDVQKQRNTIDGEELLDNQDLLQMLKISSRSLQRYRSVGKLPYYTISGKLYYKLSDVHQFIRESFNSPIKKLNANK; encoded by the coding sequence ATGAATATTGATAGAATGGAATTTGTAGCATGGATGGAGCGTATCATGGATCGCTTTGATATCTTGAATGAACATATAAATGATGTTCAAAAACAACGAAATACTATTGACGGAGAAGAATTACTAGATAATCAAGATCTTCTTCAGATGCTAAAAATTAGCAGTCGATCGCTTCAGCGTTATCGTTCAGTAGGCAAACTACCGTATTATACGATAAGCGGAAAACTCTATTACAAGTTGTCTGATGTGCATCAGTTTATAAGGGAGAGTTTTAATAGTCCCATAAAGAAATTGAACGCAAATAAATGA
- a CDS encoding RteC domain-containing protein: MNICLNNILDEIKEYEMKVTSETSNIIDESSRIIIYLTQLLATVKKQIVEKGFKDESEEIDFFRNIKPQILGKLIYYNKLFRIETSCPVNNGQMYHTFFSNELEELKQEYKDHICNSDFYRYYRSRRIDRDKEYFMLGKINYHTGLNSFVFEIDSSFSTYYDYKIAKIIANELLYTYLLSKVNLDQKTDFILQNPESVKDFFWTGSKNALIELIYALHVSGAISNGKIGIRKISLVFHHLFRIPLGDIHHAFHRMKDRAGSRTMFLDQLKVTMEEYMDKDL, encoded by the coding sequence ATGAATATTTGTTTAAATAATATACTTGATGAAATTAAGGAGTATGAGATGAAAGTTACTTCGGAAACAAGTAATATAATTGATGAATCCTCACGAATAATTATATACTTAACGCAATTGTTAGCTACAGTTAAAAAGCAAATTGTAGAAAAAGGTTTTAAAGATGAATCTGAAGAGATTGACTTTTTTAGAAATATAAAACCTCAAATATTAGGAAAGCTAATTTATTACAATAAGTTATTTAGGATTGAAACATCCTGTCCTGTTAATAATGGACAAATGTACCATACATTTTTTTCAAATGAATTAGAAGAACTAAAACAAGAATATAAAGATCATATCTGCAATTCAGATTTTTATAGGTACTATAGGTCAAGAAGAATAGATAGAGATAAAGAATATTTTATGTTAGGTAAAATAAATTATCATACTGGACTTAACAGTTTTGTTTTTGAAATAGATTCTAGTTTTTCTACTTACTATGATTATAAAATAGCTAAAATAATAGCTAATGAATTACTTTATACTTATTTATTAAGCAAAGTAAATCTTGATCAAAAAACAGATTTCATATTACAAAATCCAGAATCTGTAAAAGATTTTTTTTGGACAGGTTCTAAAAATGCGCTGATAGAACTAATTTATGCTTTACATGTGTCAGGAGCGATTTCAAATGGAAAAATTGGCATTCGAAAAATCAGCTTAGTTTTTCATCATTTATTTCGTATTCCTTTAGGAGACATTCATCATGCCTTTCACAGAATGAAAGATAGGGCTGGATCTAGAACTATGTTTTTAGACCAGCTTAAAGTAACTATGGAAGAATACATGGATAAAGATTTATAA